The Paenibacillus sp. RUD330 genome has a segment encoding these proteins:
- the smpB gene encoding SsrA-binding protein SmpB — translation MAPKKDQSQKPLAQNKKASHDYFIEETYEAGMVLMGTEIKSLRTGRANLNDAFATIRNGEMFLNNMHISPFEQGNRHNPTDPTRARKLLLHKSQIAKLYGQSKQEGYSIVPLKIYVRNGYAKILIGLGKGKKQYDKRDTAAKRDAQRDIQRALREKQKVAR, via the coding sequence ATGGCTCCGAAGAAGGACCAGTCCCAGAAGCCGCTGGCTCAGAACAAAAAGGCCTCCCACGATTATTTCATCGAGGAAACCTACGAAGCCGGCATGGTGCTCATGGGTACGGAAATCAAATCCCTGCGGACCGGACGCGCCAATCTCAACGATGCGTTCGCCACGATCCGCAATGGCGAGATGTTCCTGAACAACATGCATATCAGTCCGTTCGAGCAGGGCAACCGGCACAATCCGACCGATCCGACGCGTGCCCGCAAGCTGCTGCTGCACAAGTCGCAGATCGCGAAGCTTTACGGGCAGTCCAAGCAGGAAGGCTACTCCATCGTGCCGCTTAAAATTTATGTGCGCAACGGTTACGCCAAGATTCTGATCGGGCTCGGCAAGGGCAAGAAGCAGTACGACAAGCGTGATACGGCTGCGAAGAGGGATGCCCAGCGCGATATCCAGCGGGCTCTGCGCGAGAAGCAGAAGGTGGCCAGGTAG